A stretch of the Cyanobacteria bacterium GSL.Bin1 genome encodes the following:
- a CDS encoding FHA domain-containing protein, with protein MSETTNEFPQAEETNPNPENSNATAEEPTPNLQPSTSPYLLHIQSDEMITLPEDQTTIMLGKPNSNHPPDIDLSSLADAEIISREHALIHIEGETYYIEDLGSSNGTYVNHTAVTKGERQEISSGDVLALGKDDKVTFIFKFPE; from the coding sequence ATGAGCGAAACCACTAATGAATTCCCTCAAGCCGAAGAAACTAACCCGAATCCAGAAAATTCTAATGCCACTGCTGAGGAACCCACTCCAAATTTACAACCATCGACTAGTCCCTACTTGCTGCATATACAAAGCGATGAAATGATTACTTTGCCTGAAGATCAGACAACCATTATGCTGGGAAAACCGAATAGTAATCATCCCCCAGATATCGATCTCTCTAGTCTTGCTGATGCAGAAATTATTTCCCGTGAGCACGCACTGATTCACATCGAAGGCGAAACATATTACATTGAAGATTTAGGGAGTTCTAACGGCACATATGTGAATCATACTGCAGTGACTAAGGGGGAACGTCAAGAAATTTCTTCTGGCGATGTGCTGGCTTTAGGGAAAGACGATAAAGTAACGTTTATCTTCAAATTTCCCGAGTGA
- the pgl gene encoding 6-phosphogluconolactonase, which produces MPTEILSDQGSLVERAVQLIVEKIQSAIAQRGQCTVALAGGGTPKPVYETLAQQNLPWEKLHIFWGDERYVPADHPDSNQKMAREAWLDHVAIPAENIHPMPTTGQDPVVDAKKHEQDLQTFFQCGAGEWPSLDIILLGIGDDGHTASLFPQTEALTVRDRLITVGNKGESKRLSFTAPLINQGRAVIFLVTGANKRPALQEIFAAQGDALQYPARLIQPQGELWWLFDQEAGAQISS; this is translated from the coding sequence ATGCCCACTGAAATTTTGTCAGATCAAGGGAGTTTGGTTGAGCGCGCCGTTCAACTGATTGTGGAAAAAATCCAGAGCGCGATCGCGCAACGAGGACAATGCACCGTAGCTTTAGCTGGTGGCGGCACCCCCAAGCCAGTTTACGAAACACTGGCTCAGCAAAATCTCCCCTGGGAAAAACTTCATATCTTTTGGGGCGATGAACGCTATGTTCCTGCCGATCACCCCGATAGTAACCAAAAAATGGCGCGAGAGGCCTGGTTAGATCACGTTGCGATTCCAGCAGAAAACATTCACCCCATGCCGACTACAGGGCAAGATCCAGTTGTAGATGCTAAGAAACATGAACAAGACCTGCAAACATTTTTCCAATGCGGAGCCGGAGAATGGCCCAGCCTTGATATCATATTACTGGGAATAGGTGATGATGGGCATACTGCATCCCTGTTTCCGCAAACGGAAGCCTTAACGGTGCGCGATCGTCTAATTACCGTTGGCAACAAAGGGGAAAGCAAGCGTTTGAGCTTTACGGCACCTTTGATTAATCAAGGACGAGCTGTTATTTTTTTAGTGACCGGAGCCAATAAACGTCCCGCTCTGCAGGAAATCTTTGCTGCCCAAGGAGATGCTTTGCAATATCCAGCCCGCCTAATTCAACCCCAAGGAGAACTGTGGTGGCTATTCGATCAAGAAGCAGGTGCACAGATTTCAAGTTAA